TCGAGACCAACGGCGTGGGCTTCTATCTGTTCGACGACATCGCCGACCCCAACGCCTTCAAGGATGTCTACCGCGAGCAGTTGGATGCCGCGCCATGGGACGATGCGGAGCGCGAGCGCGTGATCGACGAGGTGCTGCTGGCCTATCAGTTCAACACCGAGCTGTTCCTGGATCTCGACAGGGCTCGCGCGGCCGCCTAGGCGTTGACCTCGGGCGTCGACGCCTTCTCCCAGGCCTCGCGCATGAAGCGGCGCACGTCCTCATCGACCCTGATGTCGCTCGGCCGCAGGGGCCGTGAGAGGTAAAGACCGTCCAATGACGTCAGTCGTGAAAGCGCCACGTAGGTCTGCCCCGGTGCGAACGCCCCGCCGCCGAGGTCGATGATCGCCCGGTCGTACGTCTTCCCCTGCGACTTGTGGATCGTGACGGCCCACGCCAACCGCAGTGGGAACTGCAGGAACTCTGCGATCACGTCGCGACTGAGAGTCTTGGTGCTCTGGTCGTAGGAGTAGCGGAACCTCTCCCACACTGCGGGCTCCACTTCGACGTCCTCACCGTCGATCTCCACCCGCACCGACCCGCCGAGGATGCGTTTCACTGTACCGATCGTGCCGTTCACCCAGCGCGGGGGCTCGCCTGTCATCGAGACGTCGTTGCGCAGGAACATGACCTGAGCGCCGACCTTGAGCTTGAGCTCGGCGTCGGCGGGGTATGAGGAGTCCCCTCGTCCGAAGTCGCCGTTGATCTCCGCCCGCGCGGTCTGCTCCTTGCCCGCGAGAGCCGCGAGGTGGCGACGGTTGATGTTGTTGACGATGTCATTGCGCGTCGCGAGCGTGATCATCGGCACCTCGCCGGGCTCGGGATCGGGGGGCGTGCGCGCGCCTTGACTGTTGAGCACTCCGGCGATCTCCGCCGTCACACGCCCGTAGCGCACCGCGTTCAGCATCGCCTTGAAACCGTCATCCGACTGACGGTGGATCTGCACCAGCTCGCGCACGTGCAGTTCGGCGCCGTGCCGTCCGAGGTCGATGAGACCATCGGACTCGCCCATGGTCGCGCCGGCCCAGACCTTCGCGTCGAAGAACCAGAACGAGCGGTAGTGGTCCTGCACATAGCGCAGCTCGTCACCGCGAGGCGGCACCGGTGCCAACTGGTACGGGTCGCCGAACATCACGACCTGCACGCCGCCGAACGGCTCCGCCCGTCGCCCCCTGGCCTGACGGAGCGCCCGGTCCATGCCGTCCATGAGGTCGGCGTTGACCATCGAGATCTCGTCGATCACCAGCGTGTCGATGGCGTTGAGGATGCGGCGGGTCGCGTCGTTCTGCTCGATCTCGCTCTCGGCGATCAGCCCGATCGGGAGGCGGAACAGCGAGTGGATCGTCTGCCCCTCGACATTCAGCGCAGCGACTCCGGTGGGGGCGCAGATCGCGATCTGCTTCTCGGTGTTCCAGGCGAAGTACTGCAACAGGGTCGACTTGCCGGTGCCGGCGCGACCGGTGATGAAGACATGCTCCCTGGTGTCCTCGATGAGCCGATACAGCTCCTGCTGCTCGGATGAGAGGGCGGGAAGAGACACGACTCTCATGGTACGTCCCGCTCGGCGCCACTGCCCGCAACGCTCGGCACTGTCTCAGGGCGCTCTCCTAGACTGACGCCATGGATCAGCCTCAGTCGACGTCGCCCCGGCGCCGCCGCCTCTGGGTGGATCTCACCGCACTTGCAGTCGTCGGCGTCCTTCTCCTCGGCGCGATCGCGGCCGGTGGGGCATCTCTGTACAAGGAGTACTACGGACCCGGTGCCTTCGTCACGCGGTACCTCGATCTGCTCGCGGCCGGTCGCGCGGCCGATGCGCTGCACGTTCCCGGCGTCGCCATCGATCGCGACACGCTCCAGGAAGCCGGCATCGAGGTGACAGCATCCGAGGCGTTGCTGCGCCAGGCAGCGCTGGCTCCGCTCAGCGAGATCGACGTCGTCGACGAGGTCACGACCGACGGC
The DNA window shown above is from Microbacterium murale and carries:
- a CDS encoding ATP-dependent DNA helicase, which encodes MRVVSLPALSSEQQELYRLIEDTREHVFITGRAGTGKSTLLQYFAWNTEKQIAICAPTGVAALNVEGQTIHSLFRLPIGLIAESEIEQNDATRRILNAIDTLVIDEISMVNADLMDGMDRALRQARGRRAEPFGGVQVVMFGDPYQLAPVPPRGDELRYVQDHYRSFWFFDAKVWAGATMGESDGLIDLGRHGAELHVRELVQIHRQSDDGFKAMLNAVRYGRVTAEIAGVLNSQGARTPPDPEPGEVPMITLATRNDIVNNINRRHLAALAGKEQTARAEINGDFGRGDSSYPADAELKLKVGAQVMFLRNDVSMTGEPPRWVNGTIGTVKRILGGSVRVEIDGEDVEVEPAVWERFRYSYDQSTKTLSRDVIAEFLQFPLRLAWAVTIHKSQGKTYDRAIIDLGGGAFAPGQTYVALSRLTSLDGLYLSRPLRPSDIRVDEDVRRFMREAWEKASTPEVNA